The following coding sequences are from one Corticium candelabrum chromosome 20, ooCorCand1.1, whole genome shotgun sequence window:
- the LOC134195977 gene encoding cathepsin B-like: MRFSFFLVVCLFPLLWARPRSYEPILPHIVEQVNSFNSTWRATNDNFRGSSLDAVKGLMGTKLDSTHWRHLNAMKLVQDVRSDLPESFDARQQWPQCPSISDIRDQGACGSCWAFGAVESMSDRYCIHLKMMLNISAEDLNDCCFLCGMGCNGGYLTMAWDWWAVEGLVTGGLYGSHSGCEPYTIATCEHHMKGPYPACGNAVSTPHCTKKCEEGYSKEYDDDKHHGHLGHHVSSNPDAIMTEIMTNGPVEGAFSVYADFLTYKSGVYQHTTGDMLGGHAIRILGWGVENGTPYWLVANSWNPTWGDKGFFKIIRGKDDCGIESSVVAGMPKD; this comes from the exons ATGCGTTTCTCTTTTTTTCTCGTCGTTTGTCTCTTTCCTCTTCTTTGGGCTCGTCCTCGGTCGTACGAACCCATACTTCCTCACATCGTCGAGCAAGTGAATTCATTCAACTCAACTTGGCGCGCAACCAACGACAATTTCCGCGGTTCGTCGCTTGACGCCGTCAAAGGTCTGATGGGAACGAAACTCGACTCGACACACTGGCGACATCTCAACGCGATGAAACTCGTGCAAGACGTCCGTTCAGACTTACCGGAATCGTTCGATGCGCGCCAGCAGTGGCCGCAGTGTCCAAGTATTAGCGATATTAGAGACCAGGGAGCTTGTGGGAGCTGCTGG GCGTTTGGGGCCGTCGAATCGATGAGCGACCGCTACTGCATTCATCTCAAGATGATGCTCAACATCTCTGCCGAAGACCTCAATGATTGTTGCTTCTTGTGTGGCATGGG GTGTAACGGTGGCTACCTTACAATGGCATGGGACTGGTGGGCTGTCGAGGGTCTCGTAACTGGTGGCCTGTATGGCTCTCACTCTGGCTGCGAGCCGTACACGATTGCCACATGCGAGCACCACATGAAAGGTCCATATCCTGCGTGTGGAAACGCGGTGAGCACACCTCATTGTACGAAGAAGTGCGAGGAAGGATATTCTAAGGAATACGACGATGACAAACATCATGGCCATTTGGGTCATCACGTATCGAGTAACCCGGATGCTATAATGACGGAGATAATGACTAATGGACCGGTGGAGGGTGCATTCTCGGTGTATGCGGATTTTTTGACGTATAAGTCTG GTGTGTATCAACATACAACTGGAGACATGCTTGGTGGCCACGCCATCAGAATTCTTGGCTGGGGAGTGGAGAATGGCACGCCCTACTG GTTGGTTGCAAACTCATGGAATCCAACATGGGGTGATAAAG GTTTTTTCAAAATTATTCGTGGCAAAGACGATTGCGGCATCGAGAGCAGCGTCGTTGCTGGTATGCCCAAGGACTAA
- the LOC134195975 gene encoding cathepsin B-like has protein sequence MLRIIALICLIAFSLADIHPVDDVTWSDDIAQKVNALNTTWRACGDHFRGLSRDAIKSLMGTRLDEKHREMLRSLPLVSYVSDGLPKEFDAREKWPQCPSISDIRDQGDCGSCWAFGAVESMSDRYCIHLNIHINISAEDLNDCCSECGNGCQGGYLVAAWEYWVRHGLVTGGQYGSHSGCKPYSLPKCEHHVDGPYPRCPSAIHRTPNCEKKCEDGYGKTYQKDKHHGKSAQAVVPSWKVIATEIMTNGPVEGAFTVYADFVTYKSGVYTHETGDMLGGHAIRILGWGEEDGTPYWLVANSWNPTWGDKGYFKIIRGRDECGIESGIVAGLPKN, from the exons ATGTTGCGTATCATCGCCCTCATTTGCCTCATCGCCTTCTCTCTGGCTGATATCCATCCTgtcgatgacgtcacatggTCTGATGACATTGCACAGAAAGTCAACGCTTTAAACACGACCTGGCGTGCATGCGGCGACCATTTTCGTGGTTTGTCTAGAGATGCGATCAAATCGTTGATGGGAACGCGTTTGGATGAGAAACACAGAGAAATGCTGCGGTCACTTCCTCTTGTTTCCTATGTGAGTGATGGTCTACCGAAGGAGTTTGATGCGCGTGAGAAATGGCCACAGTGTCCGAGTATTAGTGACATACGAGATCAGGGAGACTGCGGCAGTTGCTgg GCTTTTGGTGCTGTGGAGTCCATGAGCGATCGTTATTGTATTCACTTGAACATTCATATTAACATCTCCGCTGAAGATCTCAATGACTGCTGCTCGGAGTGTGGCAACGG GTGTCAGGGTGGATATCTTGTTGCAGCTTGGGAGTATTGGGTTCGTCATGGTCTGGTGACTGGTGGCCAGTATGGATCTCATTCGGGCTGCAAACCTTACAGTCTTCCCAAGTGTGAACATCACGTTGATGGTCCATACCCGAGGTGTCCATCAGCTATACACAGAACACCAAACTGTGAAAAGAAATGTGAAGACGGATATGGAAAGACGTACCAAAAGGACAAACATCATGGAAAGAGTGCACAAGCTGTTGTGCCCAGTTGGAAGGTTATTGCTACAGAGATCATGACGAATGGGCCAGTCGAGGGAGCATTTACAGTTTATGCAGATTTTGTCACTTATAAGTCAG GTGTGTATACGCATGAAACTGGTGATATGCTCGGAGGCCATGCCATCAGGATACTCGGATGGGGAGAAGAGGACGGAACTCCTTACTG GTTGGTTGCAAACTCATGGAATCCAACATGGGGCGATAAAG GTTATTTCAAAATCATTCGTGGAAGAGACGAGTGTGGCATTGAGAGCGGCATCGTAGCCGGTTTACCTAAAAATTAA